The stretch of DNA CTTTTCCGCAAGCCGTTTCTCTGTCTTCCGTTTTATTAATGTATTTAATTTTGTCTCCATGTGGAATTGCTCCCTTCCTAATTTGTTACCTAATTATATCATATATTTAGGCAATTCTCCATATTAGAATAAGGGGGATGGTTTAGACCAATAATAAAATGGTTGAGGTGTATTTTTAGGTTTTTATGGTTTAAAAGTTGGCAGAAGATGACTATAATAGAAATATAAAAGTGAATATTGTTCTAATGACATAAGGAAGGTAGGCCTAAATTATGGGAGATAAGCAAGCACGATTCAGAGTTGGGATGCAGCAGCTTTTTCAGCAATGTCGATTTAGGGAACAAAAATGGGTCTTGTTTTTAGGAATCTGTTTTTTGGTGGGAGCATTTTTTTATTTAGGCAGTCATAAAGTTATAGATTCACAAAAACAGGGCCAAATTTGTGAAGTGGGGCCTGTTTGGCCAATGGAGCGTTGGGCCATTTTGGTAGGAGGTGAGCCCTTGGTTGTTTTGGCTAGTGAGGCTGAAGCCAAGGGGGTACTTGAGGATTTACCCACTTATTACTTCTCCGCGGGAGAAATAAAAGTGGTAGAATGTGCATTTGCAGAGGATGTTTTAATTATGCCTTGGCATAAACTTGAGCCGCGGTTAGTAACTAAAAAGGAAGCTTTGTGTTTGTTGGCCGAGGGTAGGGAAAAAGAAGCGGAGCATGTGGTCAAGGAGGGGGAGTCATTATGGACGATTGCCCAAAAGCATGGTTTAACCGTGGAGCAAATGGAAAGTTTTAATCCCGATTATCAGAATAAATATTTACAGCCTGGAGATGTTGTGGTGCTTCAGAAAAAGGAACCTTTATTAACTATAACTTCCACCGTGGAAGTAAGTGTAAAAGAAAAGATGCCTTATAAGATTGTTTATGAACAAAATCAGAATTTACGTTTGGGTGAAGAGAAAATTAAGGAATATGGTAAGGCTGGATTGCGGGAAACTACTTATCGGATAACGAAATGTAATGGGATAGAAACAGAACGGGAATTATTGGCAGAGAAGATAGTGGAGGAGCCGCGGTCGCGAATTATTCAGCGGGGTACACAGGTAATGATTGCTTCCCGGGGTGGTACCAGTATTTTTACTTGGCCAGTGCGGGGACGAATTACCTCTCCTTATGGGAAAAAGCGGGGAAGTTCCGTACATACTGGTCTTGATATTGGGGCCCCACAGGGGACTTCTGTTGTAGCGGCAGGTAAAGGTAGGGTCATCTCTGCTGGTTGGAAAGGTGGTTATGGTTATTGTGTGGATTTAGACCATGGACAGCGATTGGTTACTCGTTATGCTCATTTATCTAAAATTAATGTAAGTGTGGGGCAAAATGTTAATCAAGGTAGTTTGATTGGTAAAGTAGGTTCTACGGGGAATAGTACTGGACCACATTTACATTTTGAAGTATTAGTACGGGGCAGACATACAAATCCCCTGAATTATTTACCATAGGAGGAAATTAAATGTATGATGTGCTGATTGTGGGTGGTGGACCAGCTGGTCTTACAGCTGCTATTTATGCTTGTCGGGCTGGTTGGCGGACTTTACTTATAGAGGCTGGTGCTTTTGGCGGCCAAGCGACCACTACGGATTGGATAGAAAATTATCCAGGTTTTGCGGCAGGAATTTCCGGCCCGGATTTGATGGCAGAGTTTTATCAGCAGGCTGAACGCTTGGGATGTAGTTTTCTGTTAACTGAAGTGAAAAGTTTAATTAAGGATGGTAATTTAATTAAGCTGGTAAGTGAAGAAAAAGAAGTAGTTGGTAAAGTGGCGATTATTGCTACTGGGGCTCGACCGCGAGAATTGGGTGTAAAAGGTGAAAAGGAATTTCACGGTAAGGGTGTTTCTTATTGTGCTACCTGTGATGGTTTCTTTTATCGAGATAAAAAAGTAGTGGTGGTAGGTGGAGGTAATGCCGCTGTTAAAGAAGCATTGTTTTTAAGTAAAATTGCACGGGAAATAGTTTTGCTGCACCGACGTGATCAATTACGGGCAGATCAAATTTTAGCAGAACAGGTTCAAAAGACGGAAAAGATTAACATTCGCTGGTCAACGGTTCTAGAAGAAATTAAAGGTAGTGACAAAATTGAAGTGGTGCGACTTCGTAATTTAAAAAGTGGGAAAGAAGAGGAAATGGCCATAGAGGGTGTTTTTATTTATGTAGGTATGGAGCCGGTTACTGAGTTTTTAGGTAATGAATTTAAAAAAACCCAGGGATATTTAGTTACTGATCAATTTTTAAGGACAAATCTACCGGGGATTTTTGCGATTGGTGATTGCCGGGAAAAAGAGGCTCGACAAATTGCCACTGCGGTAGGTGATGGGGCTTCTGTCATGGTGGGAGTGGAAGCTTATTTGCAAGATGCTTTATTTTTGGGGGGGAATTAGATGCTGACTAAAGGGCAAAAGCGAAAATTGAAAAAGTGGGTAACTGCCTTTTTAGCTATTTTAATTAGTGCTGGGCTGCTACTTTCCACTTTGGCTTGGTATTTTTAGCCTAAATTTGGTAAGACTTAAAGTGCTTTAGTCTTGCTATAATGAGGATACAGGGGGGTGTATCCTCATGAGGGGTTTAATAAAAAAAGGGGTTATTCTTTTGACCTTTGTTTGTTTATTTAATTGGTCAACTTTTTTTTTAAAGGGCCGCTTGGTTGTGCAGGCTATTTCGCAAAAGGCTGTAGGTTTTGTTTTGGAAAAACAGACCGAGGATTATCAGGTGCTCGCCAGTGAGCATTTTGTTTTAAAATATACTAAAAGGGATCAAGAATTAGCTCCTTTGGTTTTGCAATTGGCAGAAGATTATTACGGTCAAATAGGTGAGCTGCTGGGATTTCCCCGACCTAAAGAAGCACCTCTTTTAGTTTTATACCCTGATTTAGAAACTTTACGGGCAGGTATGGGTTGGGGAGAAAAAAGTGCGGTTGGTGTTTATTGGGCTGGGAGTATTCATTTGCTTTCACCGCGGGTGTGGAGTGGGGCTGATGAAATGGTGGCTTTTGCTCGGGAGGGACCTTTGGCACATGAGTTGACACATTATTATGTAGATTTGGTGACTAAAGGTAATTATCCGCGCTGGTTGAGTGAGGGTTTGGCTCAAGTTGTGGAGGAGAAAATTACCGGTTTTACACTACCGCGTGTTAAGGGAAAAATTTATGCTTTGGCTGAATTAAAAAGGCTTTTTGATCAACCGGGAAAGGAATATTTGGCCTATGGTCAGGCTCGGGATGCTGTTAATTATTTATGGACTAGTTATGGAATAGATAAAATGACGGTTTTATTGACTAGGTTAGGGGAGGGTGAAACACTTAAGCAAGCTTTAAAGGGAACTTATGGTTTAAGTAGAAAACAATTAGAACACGAGCTGGGGTGGGGAAGGAGTCGAGATGAAGTTTTGTTCACTGATGAGTAGTAGTGCTGGTAATGCTTTTTATTTGGAAAGCGGACAAACTAGATTAATGATTGATGCCGGACAATCTGGTCGGGCTTTAACTGAGGCCTTGGAAGTGGGATCAGGTTGTCAGCCCCAAGAATTGGCGGCTTTGTTTTTATCACACGGTCATCGCGACCATGTGCAGGGAGCGGGGGTAATGGCTAGAAGATATAAGCAATTAAGTGTTTATGCTACAGAAGGGACTTGGGGAGAAATGGAACAAATTGTGGGTCCGATTTGTCCTACCCAGAAAAAAACTTTTTCTGTGGGTAAAATTATAGAACTAGGTGATTTAAAAATAAAACCTTTTCGGGTGGCTCATGATGCTTGTGATCCAGTAGGGTTTTTGTTTAGTAATGGTGAGAAACGTTTAGGGATGGTGACTGATTCGGGAATTTTTACTTCTGAAATGGTGAAAACTTTATATAATGCTGATTGTTTGGTACTAGAGGCCAATCATGATCCAGATTTGTTGTGGAATGGTTCTTATCCTTGGCCACTTAAAAAAAGGGTGGCTGGGACAAAGGGACATTTGTCTAATCAGGCTGCTGGGGAGGCTTTAGCCCAAATTATTGGACCGCGTACCCGGCAAATAGTTTTAATTCATTTAAGTCGCGAAAATAATCAGCCGGAATTGGCTTTAGAAACTGTTAAAGGGATTTTAGAGGAAAATAAGGCTTGTTTACGAAAATTAAAAATTGAGGTGGCACCTCATGATCAACCCAGTAATTACATAACCATTTAGAAAGGAGCGAAGTAGTAAAAGACGATGAAAGGGTCAAATGATCAATATGAACGCAGACGTAAAGAAGTGAATATTTGGAAAAGAATTGGTGTGAAATTTAAAAAACCCACCGAGGGAAAGGCTGCTGAGCCTTTTAGTAATTGGTGGTGGGTTTTGGGAATTATAGTTTTAGTCTTAATTAGTTTAATTAGGAATTATCTTTTTTAAAAGAAATACGCCGGAGGTTGCCCCCCGGCGTATTTTTTAAAAAAGGCTTGGAATAATGGTAGCGGAACGTGTTGCTTCATCCCATTTCACTTGATAACTCAATTTTTCAAAATCCCTAATTTTAATATAGATGCGATCATCAATAATGATGCCGGTCATCTCTAAAGGAAGACCATTGCGTACTACATAGGCGTAGCCTAATTCACTATCCCAGCCTACTTCTTCGCCTAGGAGTTCACCAATTTTTCGTAAGGGTAGATAAAGATGACCTTCAATGTTATGAATGATTAAAGAACCTTGTTCACCATTTAGCGTATAATTAGCCTGCTCAACATCAATAACCATTTTGGGGGTTAGTTCACTAAAAGCGATTACCTTGTCGGGTATGGTTATCGTAAATGGGGCAATTTCTCGGGTGCGATTTTGACCACTAAGCTGGAAATCTATACCGGGTTGTTCAAGCCGCAGGTTTACTTGTGAATTGTAGGCACCTAAGGAGTCTTGAGATAAGGTGTTGCTGAAAGTAAAGCCATCTAGATAAGGTTGTATTTCTACAAGGAGATCTTTTTTTAGTATGTTGAGGTCTTTTAAATAAGTGGCTTGTTCAGTCTCTAATTCTTGTGAGGCAATGGTCAACATGGTTTCATAAACTGACCTTTCGGCAGGGTCTAAATTGAGTAGGGTTAATTCTTCGTCACTAAGACTATCCAGAACCTGACCTAGCCAGTTGACAATTGCTTCATTGTTGAGAAGATTATGTTCGAGAAAATCAAAGACAAGGTTGAAGACTTGTTGCCCATTCATTTCAAGGGTAAAGGTCTGGTCTTTTTCAGTAATTAAATTAGTACTAAAATCTGGATAACCCTCCGGAAGAGCGGTGAGTAGCTTCTGTATAATATGGGTTTGTTTTTGATTAAAGAAACTCTTTTGGGTGGAAAGATATTCGGCCCCTTTAAAGAGAGTGGCAAATTCGGCCGCTATTTCGTCATAACCAAGTGTAGATAGGAATTCAATGATTCCCGGTAAGTAAAAATAAAGAGTATCCTTTTCCATGATCATTTCGGTAAGTGGTTCTTCCGAACCTGCCAAGTAAAGTTCCAAAGTGGCTATTTCCTTGTTTAAATCTGTTTTACTAAAGATTTTAAATGTTTGTTCCAGTGAAAAATCGGGGCCAATTTTTAGGGAAAAGGAAAAACTGCCATTACTCTCCAATACTTTTAATGAATTTACTTCTTGCTGTAAAGCCAGGTAATTCAGTTCTGTTTGACTACAGCCTACTGTTAATAAAAGTAAGCAAAGCATAATTGAGACAAACAAAAGATTTCTTTTTGACATTTTTTTCACTCCTTGATTTTTTTTAGAATATTGTCTTATGCTTAAGCAGAAAATTATTAAGACTATAATAATCGTATCATGTTTTGCTTTACTCAACAATACTGTAA from Clostridia bacterium encodes:
- a CDS encoding MBL fold metallo-hydrolase, translated to MSSSAGNAFYLESGQTRLMIDAGQSGRALTEALEVGSGCQPQELAALFLSHGHRDHVQGAGVMARRYKQLSVYATEGTWGEMEQIVGPICPTQKKTFSVGKIIELGDLKIKPFRVAHDACDPVGFLFSNGEKRLGMVTDSGIFTSEMVKTLYNADCLVLEANHDPDLLWNGSYPWPLKKRVAGTKGHLSNQAAGEALAQIIGPRTRQIVLIHLSRENNQPELALETVKGILEENKACLRKLKIEVAPHDQPSNYITI
- the trxB gene encoding thioredoxin-disulfide reductase, with amino-acid sequence MYDVLIVGGGPAGLTAAIYACRAGWRTLLIEAGAFGGQATTTDWIENYPGFAAGISGPDLMAEFYQQAERLGCSFLLTEVKSLIKDGNLIKLVSEEKEVVGKVAIIATGARPRELGVKGEKEFHGKGVSYCATCDGFFYRDKKVVVVGGGNAAVKEALFLSKIAREIVLLHRRDQLRADQILAEQVQKTEKINIRWSTVLEEIKGSDKIEVVRLRNLKSGKEEEMAIEGVFIYVGMEPVTEFLGNEFKKTQGYLVTDQFLRTNLPGIFAIGDCREKEARQIATAVGDGASVMVGVEAYLQDALFLGGN
- a CDS encoding M23 family metallopeptidase codes for the protein MGDKQARFRVGMQQLFQQCRFREQKWVLFLGICFLVGAFFYLGSHKVIDSQKQGQICEVGPVWPMERWAILVGGEPLVVLASEAEAKGVLEDLPTYYFSAGEIKVVECAFAEDVLIMPWHKLEPRLVTKKEALCLLAEGREKEAEHVVKEGESLWTIAQKHGLTVEQMESFNPDYQNKYLQPGDVVVLQKKEPLLTITSTVEVSVKEKMPYKIVYEQNQNLRLGEEKIKEYGKAGLRETTYRITKCNGIETERELLAEKIVEEPRSRIIQRGTQVMIASRGGTSIFTWPVRGRITSPYGKKRGSSVHTGLDIGAPQGTSVVAAGKGRVISAGWKGGYGYCVDLDHGQRLVTRYAHLSKINVSVGQNVNQGSLIGKVGSTGNSTGPHLHFEVLVRGRHTNPLNYLP
- a CDS encoding copper amine oxidase N-terminal domain-containing protein produces the protein MSKRNLLFVSIMLCLLLLTVGCSQTELNYLALQQEVNSLKVLESNGSFSFSLKIGPDFSLEQTFKIFSKTDLNKEIATLELYLAGSEEPLTEMIMEKDTLYFYLPGIIEFLSTLGYDEIAAEFATLFKGAEYLSTQKSFFNQKQTHIIQKLLTALPEGYPDFSTNLITEKDQTFTLEMNGQQVFNLVFDFLEHNLLNNEAIVNWLGQVLDSLSDEELTLLNLDPAERSVYETMLTIASQELETEQATYLKDLNILKKDLLVEIQPYLDGFTFSNTLSQDSLGAYNSQVNLRLEQPGIDFQLSGQNRTREIAPFTITIPDKVIAFSELTPKMVIDVEQANYTLNGEQGSLIIHNIEGHLYLPLRKIGELLGEEVGWDSELGYAYVVRNGLPLEMTGIIIDDRIYIKIRDFEKLSYQVKWDEATRSATIIPSLF